A stretch of the Orcinus orca chromosome 1, mOrcOrc1.1, whole genome shotgun sequence genome encodes the following:
- the BECN2 gene encoding beclin-2 → MSSLCFICQRCSQPLKLNQSMETSQEPEALMLISAQGEPGKTQEGGPPSREEADFENLQEGASYRTLPGLPGGRTSWDNPDSFTLLGNLGSLRTLSSIQKAAGDMFDILSGETDVDHPMCEDCTDNLLEQLDVQLTITESEIQSYKRCLETRELISEERESLQEKLKGLELEETRLVQELEEVEKNRERAAADLEAAQAETEMLDQREKQYQKDYSKLKWQQLELHDELSSVEKRLWYAQIQWHQLEKTSVFNATFEIWHDGPLTTINNFRLGCLPTVPVCWNEINIAWGQTALLLLALSNTIGLEFQRYRLIPCGNHSYLKSLTDDCIELPLFSNGKRNVFLHNKFDQAMMAFLDCMQQFKELAEKGGSGLCLPYKIHVKKGLMEDPGSSGGFYSIRTHLNTEEEWTKALKLMLINFECSLTWVSLRYCQK, encoded by the coding sequence ATGTCCTCCCTCTGCTTCATTTGCCAACGCTGCAGCCAGCCCCTGAAACTGAATCAGTCCATGGAGACCTCCCAAGAACCTGAAGCTTTGATGCTCATCTCAGCTCAGGGGGAGCCAGGAAAAACCCAGGAGGGAGGCCCTCCTTCCAGGGAGGAGGCAGATTTTGAAAATCTACAGGAAGGTGCCTCTTACAGGACTCTTcctggcctccctggtggcagaaCGTCCTGGGACAATCCTGACAGCTTCACCCTGCTTGGGAATTTGGGCTCCCTGAGAACTCTCAGTAGCATCCAGAAGGCTGCAGGCGACATGTTTGACATCCTCTCTGGTGAAACAGATGTGGACCACCCCATGTGTGAGGACTGTACTGACAATCTTTTAGAGCAACTGGACGTCCAACTCACCATCACAGAATCCGAGATTCAGAGCTACAAACGCTGTTTGGAGACCAGGGAGTTGATAAGTGAGGAGAGGGAGTCGCTGCAGGAGAAGCTGAAGggcctggagctggaggaaacgaGGCTGGtccaggagctggaggaggtgGAAAAGAACCGAGAAAGAGCAGCAGCAGATCTCGAGGCAGCCCAGGCAGAGACTGAGATGCTGGACCAGCGAGAAAAGCAGTACCAGAAGGACTACAGTAAATTGAAATGGCAACAACTAGAACTACATGACGAGCTGAGTAGTGTGGAGAAGCGGCTATGGTACGCCCAGATCCAGTGGCACCAGCTGGAGAAAACCAGTGTCTTTAATGCCACATTTGAGATCTGGCATGATGGCCCCTTAACTACCATCAATAACTTCAGATTGGGCTGCCTCCCCACTGTCCCTGTGTGCTGGAATGAGATTAACATAGCCTGGGGACAGACAGCCTTGCTGCTCCTTGCCCTGTCCAATACAATTGGACTGGAGTTTCAGAGGTACCGACTCATCCCCTGTGGAAACCATTCCTATCTGAAGTCTTTAACAGATGACTGCATTGAGCTGCCATTGTTCTCTAATGGGAAGCGGAATGTTTTCTTGCATAACAAATTTGACCAGGCTATGATGGCTTTCCTGGACTGCATGCAGCAGTTCAAGGAACTGGCTGAGAAAGGTGGGTCAGGTCTCTGTTTGCCCTACAAGATTCATGTGAAGAAAGGCCTGATGGAAGACCCCGGCAGCAGTGGTGGATTCTACTCCATCAGAACCCACTTGAACACAGAGGAGGAGTGGACAAAAGCACTCAAGCTTATGCTTATAAATTTTGAGTGTAGTCTCACTTGGGTCTCCTTAAGATATtgtcaaaaataa